Proteins from a genomic interval of Paenibacillus thermoaerophilus:
- a CDS encoding Ig-like domain-containing protein produces MRKDNGTKASKVWVMLLAFAVLLGGLASAAEPELSKLVLSKNEVVLQAGDTVSLTATALYSNKTTENVTIQADWTTDAPQVATVYNGTISAKAEGQAIVMARAWANRRRCR; encoded by the coding sequence ATGAGAAAGGATAACGGAACGAAAGCTTCAAAAGTATGGGTGATGCTGCTGGCGTTCGCCGTGCTTCTGGGCGGCTTGGCGTCCGCAGCCGAACCGGAATTGTCGAAGTTGGTCTTATCCAAAAACGAAGTGGTGTTGCAGGCGGGAGATACGGTATCCCTGACGGCAACGGCCCTTTATTCGAACAAAACGACGGAAAACGTAACGATCCAGGCCGACTGGACGACCGACGCTCCGCAGGTGGCCACCGTATATAACGGCACCATCTCCGCCAAAGCGGAAGGCCAGGCGATCGTCATGGCCCGTGCATGGGCGAATCGCAGGCGGTGCAGGTGA
- a CDS encoding Ig-like domain-containing protein, translating into MTASPKSFTLDIGKQQQITLLATFADGREELVTDKAVWTVSNEEIAEVDKGLVTGLAYGKASVTAKYGTRSATVTAEIGSVKKLTASPSLLILQNGESKQIELTAESSSGDKTVVTNDAEWSTSNAKIADVADGLVTARGNGTATITAKYGGKTATVTVHINVVDKLEADKRTLSLKSGDKATLKLTAALGDGSVKDVTAEAEWSSSSYKVADVSGGVVTAVGYGTARITAKYGNKSVTVTVDVDTLKYLQTDVVVLTVKAGSKTTVKATATYMDGTERDVSVPAVWSSSKATVADVKDGVIRAHSKGKATITVSFGGKTARIAVTVE; encoded by the coding sequence CTGACGGCGAGTCCGAAATCGTTCACGCTGGACATCGGCAAGCAGCAGCAAATTACGCTGCTCGCCACGTTTGCGGACGGCCGCGAGGAGCTGGTGACCGATAAAGCGGTCTGGACGGTCAGCAACGAGGAGATCGCCGAGGTCGACAAAGGGCTTGTAACGGGCCTGGCGTATGGGAAAGCTTCCGTCACCGCCAAATACGGGACGCGCTCGGCAACCGTCACGGCCGAGATCGGCTCCGTGAAAAAGCTGACGGCCAGCCCGTCGCTGCTGATTCTCCAGAACGGCGAATCGAAGCAAATCGAGCTGACCGCGGAAAGCTCCTCGGGCGACAAAACGGTAGTCACGAACGATGCCGAGTGGTCGACGAGCAACGCGAAAATCGCGGACGTGGCGGACGGCCTCGTCACGGCGAGGGGCAACGGTACGGCGACGATTACGGCCAAATACGGCGGCAAGACGGCAACGGTCACCGTCCATATCAATGTGGTCGACAAACTGGAGGCCGACAAGCGTACGCTGTCCCTGAAGTCCGGCGACAAGGCGACGCTCAAGCTGACGGCCGCGTTGGGCGACGGAAGCGTCAAAGACGTTACGGCGGAAGCCGAATGGAGCTCGTCCTCCTATAAAGTCGCCGACGTATCCGGCGGGGTCGTAACCGCGGTCGGCTACGGCACGGCCAGAATAACGGCCAAGTACGGCAACAAGTCGGTTACGGTAACGGTTGACGTCGACACGCTGAAATATTTGCAGACGGACGTCGTCGTGCTGACCGTCAAAGCCGGCTCGAAGACAACCGTCAAGGCGACGGCGACTTATATGGACGGTACCGAGCGCGACGTGTCCGTTCCAGCCGTGTGGTCCTCGTCGAAGGCCACCGTGGCGGACGTGAAGGACGGCGTGATCCGGGCGCACAGCAAAGGCAAGGCGACGATCACGGTCAGCTTCGGCGGCAAAACAGCGAGAATCGCCGTCACGGTCGAATAG
- a CDS encoding S8 family peptidase, with protein MKRWTFAGLIALAGVLALLLMPAAPDRGAPPAGDGSRPLSQRQEALSKEAHFQQDVEQTRQLGLIQGHAAIGFAADRFAKSPVRLPETRELEELVSNQTLLHHLVWISPDGQTVKAGSLPQELKNAIAPYVEQAKRELSAGRSYESAAVRDGQSESYVVIAEPASNGQGGLIGVVHHDILRSVEDHQMKNLRLVPFPSDKRYKIESVESGTLRDVQVQDGEDNQGVSHYKVDEVVVRFRNEPSEVEMEQIKKEIHSSSVQKLGLTYVFQSSSMDTKQMMDYFRNRNVAYVEPHYLYVTNDTIPNDSLFARYQWNLPIIGMTEGWDISRGAANVPVAVVDTGVNMTHPDLSAKLWRGTNIVAQNNVPEDDVGHGSHVAGVISALTNNSQGVAGMSWTNPIIPVKVLDSSGAGSTYAVAQGIIWATDNGARVINLSLGNYADAQFLHDAIKYAFDRDVVLVAAMGNDNTSRPSYPAAYPEVLAVGATDSNKARASFSNYGSHIGVTAPGVSIASTYLRGQYAALSGTSMASPHVAALAALIRSVNPSLRNTDVYEIIKQTAEDLGAPGKDNYFGYGQINVARALQAASETSGSLALEADRRDTDMRNRLGELLAP; from the coding sequence ATGAAAAGATGGACGTTCGCGGGGCTGATTGCGCTGGCCGGAGTGCTTGCCCTGCTGCTTATGCCCGCCGCTCCCGATCGCGGCGCTCCGCCGGCCGGCGACGGCTCCCGGCCGCTGTCGCAGCGGCAGGAAGCTTTATCGAAGGAAGCCCATTTTCAACAGGACGTGGAACAAACCCGCCAGCTCGGCCTCATTCAAGGCCATGCGGCCATCGGATTCGCGGCAGACCGGTTTGCGAAGTCGCCCGTCCGTTTGCCGGAGACGCGGGAGCTTGAAGAGCTGGTATCGAACCAGACGCTGCTGCACCATCTGGTCTGGATCTCGCCGGACGGACAAACGGTGAAAGCCGGCAGCCTGCCGCAGGAGCTGAAGAATGCCATTGCGCCCTACGTCGAGCAGGCGAAGCGCGAGCTGTCCGCAGGGCGCAGCTACGAATCGGCGGCCGTGCGCGACGGCCAAAGCGAATCCTACGTCGTCATCGCCGAGCCGGCTTCAAACGGACAAGGCGGTCTGATCGGCGTCGTGCATCACGACATTCTCCGCAGCGTCGAGGATCACCAGATGAAAAACCTGCGGCTCGTCCCGTTCCCCAGCGACAAGCGCTACAAGATCGAGTCGGTCGAATCGGGAACGCTTCGCGACGTGCAGGTTCAAGACGGCGAAGACAATCAGGGCGTCAGCCATTACAAGGTTGACGAAGTGGTCGTCCGCTTCCGCAACGAGCCGTCGGAAGTTGAGATGGAGCAGATCAAGAAAGAGATCCATTCCAGCTCCGTGCAGAAACTCGGCCTCACCTACGTCTTCCAGTCGTCTTCGATGGATACGAAGCAGATGATGGACTATTTCCGCAACCGGAACGTCGCGTACGTCGAGCCGCATTACTTGTACGTCACCAACGACACGATCCCGAACGACAGCCTGTTCGCCCGCTACCAGTGGAACCTGCCGATCATCGGCATGACGGAAGGGTGGGACATCAGCCGAGGAGCGGCCAACGTGCCGGTGGCCGTCGTCGATACGGGCGTCAATATGACGCATCCCGACTTGAGCGCGAAATTATGGCGAGGCACCAACATCGTCGCGCAAAACAACGTGCCGGAGGACGATGTCGGGCACGGCTCGCACGTGGCCGGCGTCATCTCCGCGCTGACGAACAACTCGCAGGGCGTGGCGGGCATGTCCTGGACGAATCCGATCATTCCGGTGAAGGTGCTCGATTCCAGCGGGGCCGGCAGCACGTACGCCGTCGCGCAAGGGATCATCTGGGCGACCGACAACGGGGCCCGGGTGATCAACCTGAGCCTCGGCAACTACGCCGACGCGCAGTTCCTGCACGACGCCATCAAATACGCGTTCGACCGCGACGTCGTGCTGGTCGCCGCCATGGGCAACGACAACACGTCCCGCCCCAGTTACCCGGCCGCCTATCCGGAAGTGCTGGCCGTCGGCGCGACCGATTCCAACAAAGCGCGGGCCAGCTTCTCCAACTACGGCAGCCACATCGGCGTCACGGCTCCGGGAGTAAGCATCGCGAGCACGTATTTGCGCGGCCAATACGCCGCCCTGTCGGGCACGTCGATGGCGAGCCCGCACGTCGCCGCGCTGGCGGCGCTGATCCGTTCCGTCAACCCGTCGCTGAGAAATACGGACGTGTACGAGATCATCAAGCAGACGGCCGAGGATCTCGGCGCGCCTGGCAAAGACAACTACTTCGGCTACGGACAGATCAACGTCGCCAGAGCGCTGCAGGCCGCAAGCGAAACCTCCGGTTCGCTCGCGCTGGAAGCCGATCGCCGCGACACGGATATGCGGAACCGGCTGGGCGAGCTGCTCGCCCCGTAA
- a CDS encoding DUF3907 family protein has translation MATYEEVKALCESTRTKLKEAIAKMEVFLNENSLKTLNTEEDPAMDEFYRGYLQDTRHLLVFSEVAYEKLGNTLRRPQFNQDFAERTLYEVYHNCITNFFYPKNECYSEDGRYAYTGQDAIRFRKKPNRVVRNLTVEMSKVFEELREELAYYESDYMMQKRMKGERI, from the coding sequence ATGGCTACGTATGAGGAAGTGAAAGCGCTCTGCGAATCGACCCGCACGAAGTTAAAAGAAGCCATCGCCAAAATGGAAGTGTTCCTGAACGAAAATTCCCTGAAAACCTTAAATACCGAAGAAGACCCCGCAATGGATGAATTTTACCGCGGTTATCTTCAAGATACGCGTCATCTGCTCGTCTTCAGCGAAGTCGCCTACGAGAAGCTGGGCAACACCCTCCGCCGCCCGCAGTTCAACCAGGACTTCGCGGAACGGACGCTGTACGAAGTGTATCATAACTGCATCACCAACTTTTTTTATCCGAAAAACGAATGCTACTCCGAGGACGGCCGTTACGCTTACACGGGCCAAGACGCGATCCGTTTCCGCAAAAAACCGAACCGGGTCGTGCGCAACCTGACGGTCGAGATGTCCAAAGTGTTCGAGGAGCTTCGTGAGGAGCTGGCTTATTACGAATCGGATTACATGATGCAGAAACGGATGAAAGGCGAACGCATCTGA
- a CDS encoding DUF1540 domain-containing protein produces the protein MPEGVNCSVSNCVYWEEGNNCAAASIDVRTDAHAGNQTETDVEFADEGWVAEYGEQASAKSATCCHTFKDKRKQVNE, from the coding sequence ATGCCGGAAGGCGTGAATTGCAGCGTATCGAATTGTGTTTATTGGGAAGAAGGCAACAATTGCGCGGCGGCTTCCATCGACGTGAGGACCGACGCGCACGCCGGAAACCAAACGGAAACCGATGTCGAATTCGCGGATGAAGGCTGGGTTGCGGAATACGGCGAACAGGCGTCCGCGAAATCGGCGACATGCTGCCATACCTTCAAAGACAAACGCAAGCAGGTGAACGAATGA
- a CDS encoding lytic transglycosylase domain-containing protein, whose translation MRIEATQLEQLLRLQVQPSLDIITSGEGAAASVEKSKTGEFMDMLQSLLGTDRADALAGGFDGSGGGPDLTALAGSPGALPFLSEAEAASSYAQAERPAGSPAVPRLIGGQTVPEFAVPLIEKASRVFGVDAALIASVIQTESGYRTDAVSPAGAKGLMQLMDSTSRSLGVRDPFDPEANVMGGTKYLAQLLERFGGNEGVALAAYNAGPGRIQRLGIANDEDLSNRYHLLPQETQNYVRKVLGLRAASV comes from the coding sequence ATGAGAATCGAAGCGACCCAATTGGAGCAGTTGCTGCGGCTTCAGGTGCAGCCGTCTCTCGATATTATAACGTCCGGCGAAGGGGCGGCGGCTTCCGTCGAGAAGTCGAAGACGGGGGAATTCATGGATATGCTGCAGAGCCTGCTCGGAACGGATCGTGCGGACGCTCTCGCCGGCGGCTTCGACGGCTCCGGCGGCGGTCCGGATTTGACCGCTCTTGCCGGGAGCCCGGGCGCGTTGCCGTTCCTGTCCGAGGCGGAGGCCGCAAGCTCTTACGCGCAAGCTGAACGGCCTGCCGGTTCGCCGGCCGTACCCCGGCTCATCGGCGGGCAGACCGTTCCCGAGTTCGCCGTGCCGCTGATCGAAAAGGCGAGCCGCGTCTTCGGGGTCGATGCCGCGCTGATCGCCTCCGTCATCCAGACGGAGTCCGGCTACCGGACCGATGCGGTGTCGCCCGCGGGCGCCAAAGGGCTGATGCAACTGATGGACAGCACCTCCAGATCTCTTGGGGTGCGCGATCCGTTCGATCCGGAAGCCAACGTGATGGGCGGCACGAAATATTTGGCGCAGCTGCTGGAACGGTTCGGCGGCAACGAAGGCGTGGCCCTGGCGGCTTACAACGCCGGTCCGGGACGCATCCAGCGGCTCGGCATCGCCAACGACGAGGATTTGTCAAACCGGTATCACCTGTTGCCGCAGGAGACCCAGAATTACGTGCGCAAAGTTCTTGGCCTTCGGGCCGCATCGGTTTGA
- a CDS encoding cysteine desulfurase family protein, with product MDHCSTTPPREEVVRVYADVMKSYFGNPSSLHGLGAEAEKLVRKSREVVAKALGVDADEIVFTSGGTESNHLAILGAVRRYGNRGRHLVTSAVEHASVLEVFRRLEQEGWAVDYVPVDRTGVVDPADVERALRPDTVLVSIQHVNNELGSVQPIGDIAGLVAAAGKTLFHVDAVQSLGKLPIRPREARIDLMSFSAHKIRGPKGVGFLYKRRGLELTPLFVGGKQERGLRAGTENVPGIVAAAKAVRMAVEEQKAYAERVDRLRRRLRARLAKLPGVYPNGPDDDSRAAPHVVNVSVPGHRAEIIVHALEQERIYISTRSACSSGDKSPSHVLTAAGLPREAATNALRVGLGAEHTEQDVDKLVDSLARVLASGMAAEAEPAVEGVERT from the coding sequence ATGGATCATTGTTCGACGACGCCTCCCCGCGAGGAGGTTGTGCGCGTCTACGCGGATGTGATGAAGTCGTATTTCGGCAACCCGTCTTCGCTTCACGGACTCGGCGCCGAAGCCGAAAAGCTGGTGCGCAAGTCCAGGGAAGTGGTGGCCAAGGCGCTGGGGGTCGATGCCGACGAAATTGTGTTTACGTCAGGGGGAACTGAAAGCAATCATCTGGCAATCCTCGGAGCCGTGCGGCGTTACGGCAACAGGGGACGCCATCTTGTCACCTCGGCTGTCGAGCATGCCTCCGTGCTGGAGGTATTCCGGCGGCTGGAGCAGGAAGGGTGGGCGGTTGACTACGTGCCCGTCGACCGGACGGGCGTGGTCGATCCCGCCGATGTGGAGCGGGCGCTGCGCCCCGATACGGTGCTGGTCTCCATCCAGCATGTCAACAACGAGCTCGGAAGCGTGCAGCCGATCGGCGACATCGCCGGGCTCGTCGCGGCGGCGGGCAAGACGCTGTTCCATGTCGACGCCGTGCAAAGCCTGGGCAAGCTGCCCATCCGGCCCCGGGAAGCGCGCATCGATCTGATGAGCTTCTCCGCCCATAAAATCCGCGGTCCCAAAGGGGTCGGCTTCCTGTACAAAAGGCGGGGGCTGGAGCTTACCCCGCTGTTCGTCGGCGGCAAGCAGGAGAGAGGCCTCCGGGCCGGCACCGAAAATGTGCCGGGAATCGTCGCCGCGGCCAAAGCCGTCAGGATGGCGGTGGAGGAGCAGAAGGCGTACGCGGAGCGGGTGGATCGTCTCCGCCGCCGCCTGCGCGCCCGTCTGGCGAAGCTTCCGGGCGTCTATCCGAACGGGCCGGACGACGATTCCCGGGCCGCGCCGCACGTCGTGAACGTGTCCGTTCCCGGGCATCGCGCCGAAATTATCGTACATGCCTTGGAACAAGAACGTATATATATATCTACGAGGTCGGCTTGCTCGTCGGGCGACAAAAGTCCGAGCCACGTACTCACCGCGGCGGGCTTGCCGCGCGAAGCCGCAACCAACGCGCTCCGCGTCGGACTTGGCGCCGAGCATACGGAACAGGATGTCGACAAACTGGTCGACAGTCTGGCGCGTGTGCTGGCATCGGGCATGGCGGCCGAAGCCGAGCCGGCTGTCGAAGGAGTCGAACGAACATGA
- the thiI gene encoding tRNA uracil 4-sulfurtransferase ThiI produces the protein MNIDHIMLRLGEITLKGRNRGRFEDQALRHVKRAVAAFEAVTVRREYGRLYLDLNGEAYEPVAEALRKVFGLVSFSPVIQVKPELEAIQEAALETIRRMNPRPRTFKVAIRRVNKAFPYDTPSLNPLIGGYVLRNVPDLKVDVRNPDVTLQVEIRDQFAYVYSEVVPGLGGFPVGSNGKGMLMLSGGIDSPVAGWLSMRRGLEVEAVHFHSMPYTSERAKQKVIDLASVLSRYAPGEITLHLVPFTDIQMKLKQVAQEHLLITMMRRSMFRITEQLAAKRKARAILTGESLGQVASQTLGSLQAIGSVVSLPVLRPLIMMDKTEIMKIANHIGTFDISILPYEDCCTLFVPKSPSTNPNRSVVESHEKRWDWLKEMEEQAVEQTERLYISPSGVRTSSRGRAARKQAELEELF, from the coding sequence ATGAACATCGATCATATTATGCTCCGTTTGGGGGAAATTACCTTAAAAGGACGCAACCGCGGGCGGTTTGAGGATCAAGCCCTGCGCCATGTCAAACGGGCGGTTGCGGCCTTCGAGGCGGTCACGGTGCGCCGGGAATACGGCCGTCTCTACCTCGATCTGAATGGCGAAGCTTACGAGCCGGTTGCCGAAGCGCTGCGCAAAGTGTTCGGCCTCGTCTCGTTCAGTCCGGTCATCCAGGTCAAACCGGAGCTGGAAGCGATCCAGGAGGCCGCGCTTGAGACGATCCGGCGCATGAATCCGCGCCCCCGCACCTTCAAGGTCGCGATCCGGCGCGTCAATAAAGCTTTTCCGTACGATACGCCCTCGCTTAATCCACTGATCGGCGGTTATGTGCTGAGGAACGTCCCCGACCTGAAGGTCGACGTCCGCAATCCGGATGTGACGCTTCAGGTGGAAATCCGCGACCAGTTCGCCTACGTCTATTCGGAAGTAGTCCCCGGACTCGGAGGATTTCCGGTGGGCAGCAACGGGAAAGGGATGCTGATGCTGTCGGGCGGAATCGACAGCCCGGTGGCCGGATGGCTGTCCATGCGCCGGGGGCTTGAAGTCGAGGCGGTCCATTTTCACAGCATGCCGTACACCAGCGAGCGGGCCAAACAAAAAGTGATCGATCTGGCTTCCGTGCTGAGCCGGTATGCGCCTGGAGAAATTACGCTTCATCTGGTTCCGTTCACCGACATTCAGATGAAGCTGAAGCAGGTTGCGCAGGAGCATCTGCTGATTACGATGATGCGCCGCTCGATGTTCCGCATAACCGAGCAATTGGCCGCAAAGCGGAAAGCCCGCGCGATTCTGACGGGGGAAAGCCTCGGACAAGTCGCGAGCCAGACGCTGGGCAGCCTGCAGGCGATCGGAAGCGTCGTCTCGCTTCCCGTTCTTCGGCCGCTCATCATGATGGATAAGACCGAGATCATGAAAATCGCTAACCACATCGGCACGTTCGACATTTCGATATTGCCGTACGAAGACTGCTGTACGCTGTTCGTGCCGAAATCGCCCAGCACCAATCCGAACCGGAGCGTCGTCGAATCGCACGAAAAGCGATGGGATTGGCTCAAGGAAATGGAAGAGCAGGCGGTCGAGCAAACCGAACGGCTATATATAAGCCCGTCGGGCGTCCGTACCTCGTCGCGCGGACGGGCGGCGCGCAAGCAGGCGGAGTTGGAGGAACTGTTCTAA
- a CDS encoding TerC family protein, which translates to MLDWLLLFATIMLINIVLSGDNAVVIAMASKNLPAEQRRQAAWWGAFGAVALRLVLTVAAVYLLRIPYIQGIGSVLLLYIAVKLLLDDGGDPEKVKQATTLGAAIGTIILADIVMSLDNVLAIAAAARGDTAVIILGIALSVPIIVWGSTLVSRLLDRFPLLMVLGAAVLGYTAGEMFVSDERLEGLSAWIGHPRLLPYLVALAVGLFGLARGRFLRRGSDSRPV; encoded by the coding sequence ATGCTGGATTGGCTGTTGCTGTTTGCGACGATCATGCTTATCAATATCGTGCTCAGCGGGGACAACGCCGTCGTCATCGCGATGGCAAGCAAAAATCTCCCGGCGGAGCAGCGCCGCCAAGCCGCTTGGTGGGGAGCGTTCGGCGCGGTCGCGCTGCGGCTCGTGCTGACGGTCGCCGCCGTCTACTTGCTGCGTATTCCGTACATCCAGGGAATCGGGTCGGTTCTTCTCTTGTATATCGCCGTCAAGCTGCTGCTGGACGATGGCGGCGATCCCGAAAAGGTCAAGCAGGCGACCACCCTGGGCGCGGCGATCGGCACGATCATACTCGCCGACATCGTCATGAGCCTGGACAACGTCCTGGCGATCGCGGCCGCGGCTCGCGGCGATACGGCCGTGATCATCCTGGGCATCGCATTAAGCGTCCCGATTATCGTGTGGGGAAGCACTCTTGTGTCCCGGCTGCTCGACCGTTTTCCGCTGCTGATGGTGCTGGGCGCGGCCGTTCTCGGGTATACGGCCGGCGAGATGTTTGTCAGCGACGAGCGGCTCGAAGGTTTGTCCGCGTGGATCGGCCATCCCCGTCTCCTTCCGTATCTGGTCGCGCTTGCGGTCGGCCTGTTCGGTCTGGCGCGGGGCCGGTTCCTCCGTCGCGGGTCGGATTCCCGTCCCGTCTGA
- the typA gene encoding translational GTPase TypA, producing the protein MLARTHLRNIAIIAHVDHGKTTLVDKLLQQSGTFRENEAVQERAMDSNDIERERGITILAKNTAVRYKDYLINIVDTPGHADFGGEVERIMKMVDGVLLVVDAFEGCMPQTKFVLRKALEQNLTPIVVVNKIDRPNARPAEVVDEVLELFIELEANDDQLDFPVVYASALNGTASLDPARQEENMMALFETIVEKIPHPVDNSSEPLQFQVTLLDYNEYLGRIAIGRVNRGTVKQGQSIAVVDREGKVRQARVEKLFGFQGLKRIEIDSAGAGDIVAIAGIKDVNIGETLADPARPEPLPVLKIDEPTMQMTFLVNNSPFAGREGKWVTSRKLRERLFQELETDVSLRVEETDSPDAFIVSGRGELHLGILIENMRREGYELQVSKPEVIIKEIDGVKMEPLERLIIDVPEESMGAVMESLGTRKAEMVNMINNGNGQVRLEFIIPARGLIGYRTQFLTLTRGYGIMNHAFDSYGPYIGGQVGGRHQGVLISTENGTATLYGILSVEDRGTLFVEPGTEVYEGMIVGEHNRDNDIVVNICKEKQLTNMRSATKEETVKMKTPRMFSLEQALEYLNDDEYCEITPKSIRLRKKILQKGEREKYEKQRRLAGVQG; encoded by the coding sequence ATGCTGGCCAGAACTCACCTGCGCAATATCGCCATCATCGCCCACGTCGACCACGGCAAAACGACGCTTGTCGACAAGCTGCTGCAGCAATCCGGCACGTTCCGGGAGAACGAAGCCGTCCAGGAACGGGCGATGGATTCCAACGACATCGAGCGCGAACGCGGCATTACGATTCTCGCCAAAAACACCGCCGTCCGCTATAAAGACTATTTGATCAACATTGTCGATACGCCCGGGCACGCCGACTTCGGCGGAGAAGTCGAACGGATCATGAAAATGGTCGACGGCGTGCTGCTGGTTGTCGACGCGTTCGAAGGCTGCATGCCGCAGACGAAGTTCGTGCTGCGGAAGGCGCTGGAGCAAAACTTGACGCCGATCGTCGTCGTCAACAAAATCGACCGGCCGAACGCGCGCCCGGCCGAGGTCGTCGACGAAGTGCTGGAGCTGTTTATCGAGCTGGAGGCGAACGACGATCAACTGGACTTTCCGGTCGTCTACGCGTCCGCGCTGAACGGAACCGCCAGCCTCGATCCCGCGCGTCAGGAAGAAAACATGATGGCGCTGTTCGAGACGATCGTCGAGAAAATCCCGCATCCGGTCGACAATTCGTCCGAGCCGCTGCAATTCCAGGTCACGCTGCTGGATTACAACGAATATCTGGGCCGCATCGCGATCGGCCGCGTCAACCGCGGCACCGTGAAGCAAGGCCAATCGATCGCCGTCGTCGACCGCGAAGGCAAAGTGCGCCAGGCCCGCGTCGAGAAGCTGTTCGGCTTCCAGGGGCTGAAGCGCATCGAGATCGATAGCGCCGGCGCCGGGGATATCGTCGCGATCGCGGGCATCAAGGACGTCAATATCGGCGAGACGCTGGCCGATCCGGCTCGCCCGGAGCCGCTGCCGGTGCTTAAGATCGACGAGCCGACGATGCAGATGACGTTCCTCGTCAACAACAGCCCGTTCGCCGGCCGCGAAGGCAAATGGGTGACGTCCCGCAAGCTGCGCGAGCGGTTGTTCCAGGAGCTGGAGACCGACGTGTCGCTGCGCGTCGAGGAAACGGACAGCCCGGATGCGTTTATCGTATCGGGCCGCGGCGAGCTTCACCTCGGCATCCTCATCGAGAACATGCGGCGCGAAGGTTACGAGCTGCAGGTGTCGAAGCCGGAGGTCATCATCAAGGAAATCGACGGCGTGAAGATGGAACCGCTCGAACGGCTCATTATCGACGTGCCGGAGGAAAGCATGGGCGCGGTTATGGAAAGCCTCGGCACGCGCAAAGCCGAGATGGTCAACATGATCAACAACGGCAACGGCCAAGTGCGCCTCGAGTTTATCATTCCGGCGCGGGGGCTGATCGGCTACCGGACGCAGTTCCTGACGCTTACGCGCGGCTACGGCATCATGAACCACGCGTTCGACAGCTACGGGCCTTATATAGGAGGTCAAGTCGGCGGCCGCCATCAAGGCGTGCTGATTTCCACGGAGAACGGGACGGCCACGCTGTACGGCATTCTCTCCGTCGAAGACCGCGGCACGCTGTTCGTCGAGCCGGGAACGGAAGTGTACGAAGGCATGATCGTCGGCGAGCATAACCGGGACAACGACATCGTGGTCAACATCTGCAAGGAAAAGCAGTTGACCAACATGCGTTCCGCGACCAAGGAAGAAACCGTCAAGATGAAAACGCCGAGAATGTTCAGCCTCGAACAGGCTCTCGAATATTTGAACGACGACGAATATTGCGAGATTACGCCGAAGTCGATTCGCCTGCGCAAAAAAATTCTGCAAAAAGGCGAGCGCGAGAAATACGAGAAGCAGCGCCGTCTTGCCGGCGTGCAAGGCTGA
- a CDS encoding YlaH-like family protein: MNGWLSEHPLLTWILIFILMTYIYNRVFRVRKLPPLKDAVIYLGIGLGALMLLFFQIKVGLPIVPSMLLAVALMLLVKVRYWNEARQKRKEQSRTK; this comes from the coding sequence ATGAACGGATGGCTGTCGGAGCACCCCTTGCTGACGTGGATCCTCATTTTTATTCTGATGACGTATATTTACAACCGGGTTTTCCGGGTTCGCAAGCTGCCGCCGTTAAAGGATGCGGTCATTTATCTGGGCATCGGCCTGGGCGCGCTTATGCTGCTGTTTTTCCAGATCAAGGTCGGCCTGCCGATCGTGCCCAGCATGCTGCTTGCCGTGGCGTTGATGCTGCTGGTCAAAGTCCGCTATTGGAACGAAGCGAGGCAGAAGCGCAAGGAGCAGTCCCGCACGAAATAG
- a CDS encoding pyridoxamine 5'-phosphate oxidase family protein, producing the protein MAETITALSEALQANLRQEKLVLLSTIDSDSGAPTVSAISWVYAPDGKRVRFAIDARSRLVANLRGNPSATLTLFAEGSVHAIYGTARILSEALEGVPFKLACFELEVDAVRDAMFYGARLTVEPAYEKTYNKAAAEKLDGQVFAAMEKA; encoded by the coding sequence ATGGCCGAAACGATTACGGCGCTCAGCGAAGCCCTGCAGGCAAATCTGCGGCAGGAAAAGCTCGTGCTGCTGTCGACGATCGACAGCGACAGCGGCGCTCCTACCGTGAGCGCCATTTCGTGGGTGTACGCTCCCGACGGGAAGCGGGTGCGGTTCGCGATTGACGCCCGGTCCCGGCTTGTAGCCAATCTGCGCGGCAATCCGTCCGCGACGTTGACCTTGTTCGCGGAAGGGTCCGTTCACGCCATCTACGGAACGGCGCGAATATTGTCCGAAGCGCTGGAGGGCGTTCCGTTCAAGCTGGCGTGCTTCGAGCTGGAGGTCGATGCCGTGCGCGACGCGATGTTTTACGGCGCGCGCCTGACGGTGGAGCCCGCATACGAAAAAACTTACAATAAAGCCGCGGCCGAGAAACTGGACGGACAAGTGTTCGCCGCCATGGAAAAAGCCTAA